ACATGAATCTGGCGTACGGGACCTGTATGAATCTGAATGCAGCCCGGATTGCCGACAAAAACCATGATAGGCACCTGCTCAAAAGAAGCCGCCTCGAGCAAAAGCTGCACACTATTGTTGCCCACCTGCCTGGTATACCGTCCCCGAGCCAACTGCATGGCCTGCTTACGCGAAACACCAAAGCGTTTAAGCAAATCAAAGAATTCATGTGTATCGGTCATGGCGCCCCATGCCTGCAATAAGGCAGCCACATCGACATGGTCGACCTGAGCCGCATCTGACGACTCACCGCACTCACCCTGAAAAAGCACCGAG
Above is a window of Chloracidobacterium sp. DNA encoding:
- a CDS encoding hemin-degrading factor, whose amino-acid sequence is SVLFQGECGESSDAAQVDHVDVAALLQAWGAMTDTHEFFDLLKRFGVSRKQAMQLARGRYTRQVGNNSVQLLLEAASFEQVPIMVFVGNPGCIQIHTGPVRQIHVAQYQGNTWVNVLDADFNFHLLQDKVRECWVVEKPTRDGVVTSLEVFDDKGRAVAMLFGARKPGQPELASWRVLLQDLPT